A window of Ranitomeya variabilis isolate aRanVar5 chromosome 2, aRanVar5.hap1, whole genome shotgun sequence contains these coding sequences:
- the LOC143808087 gene encoding uncharacterized protein LOC143808087 yields MWTCHLIGIVLVLMIHQTNSQCPKECRCLRAGQVDCFGADIVEVPRSISQNTKNLQIINTEVSEIEDGVLENMTSLIILRIEKSELSVIGPNAFKNLISLRYLSLANNKLQELPESLFKDLAKLETLFVSNNQIGQIPQSLFTPLVSMRELSFLGNRLRSIPRGAFDQMNGLLKLNLAKNYISRLHARTLDKVTKLETFRAYENQLKDVPEGLLKTLTNLQEVALQSNQISQISADMFSNNPNLQKIYLSNNLITSLPQGLFANLPELSKLTLFENAIKHISPGVFGPLPKLKELWLYDNHLEELVDNSFSNLTQIQLLIISRNQIQSISRNAFNGLDELLELSLHTNALSTLNEDVLQGLYKLQNISFHSNKIKHLPAGVFRNMDSLVTIQLQNNSLEYLPEDIFETLEHVNEIRLFNNPWKCDHHILPFKNWIANNLVKLGNQSQLVCVNSPFIGTPIAELNEEQLLSLTSTVAPEMGETTSIYEEISTNVPIQTSEEPKQVSSTITSTTTQSGNSVVNNDDYDIVDASDEDLITDEKGHGGSKMVGVVIAIIVLCCIAVVCTVIACVLYHRKKKNHVVLMRMKQQNQA; encoded by the coding sequence ATGTGGACCTGTCATCTCATTGGGATTGTGCTTGTCCTTATGATTCATCAAACCAACAGCCAGTGCCCTAAAGAATGCAGATGCCTTCGAGCTGGTCAGGTAGACTGTTTTGGAGCAGATATTGTTGAAGTTCCACGTTCTATCTCTCAGAACACTAAAAACCTTCAGATCATAAACACTGAAGTCTCTGAAATCGAAGATGGTGTCTTGGAAAACATGACATCTCTGATCATTTTGAGAATTGAAAAAAGTGAGCTATCTGTGATTGGTCCTAATGCATTCAAAAACCTTATTTCCCTCCGTTATTTAAGTTTGGCCAACAATAAACTACAAGAATTGCCTGAAAGTTTATTTAAAGACCTAGCCAAGCTGGAAACACTATTTGTGTCAAACAACCAGATTGGTCAGATTCCCCAATCACTATTTACTCCACTAGTTAGCATGCGGGAACTCAGCTTTTTGGGAAACAGGCTCAGGTCCATACCAAGGGGAGCTTTTGATCAGATGAACGGACTTTTAAAGCTGAATTTAGCTAAAAATTATATTTCACGTCTACACGCAAGAACTTTAGATAAAGTCACTAAACTTGAAACCTTTCGAGCCTATGAAAATCAGTTAAAGGATGTCCCTGAGGGATTACTGAAAACACTTACAAACCTACAAGAAGTTGCATTGCAAAGCAATCAGATAAGCCAAATATCTGCTGATATGTTCTCCAACAACCCAAATTTACAGAAAATATACTTGTCAAATAACTTGATCACATCGTTGCCCCAAGGATTATTTGCGAATTTACCAGAACtgtccaaactaactttatttgaaaATGCCATAAAACACATTTCCCCAGGTGTGTTTGGGCCGTTGCCAAAATTAAAAGAACTCTGGTTATATGATAATCATCTTGAAGAACTTGTGGATAATTCCTTCTCCAATCTAACACAAATACAACTGTTGATTATATCCAGGAACCAAATCCAATCTATCTCTAGAAATGCCTTCAATGGATTAGATGAACTCCTGGAACTTTCACTTCATACCAATGCACTGTCCACTTTAAATGAAGATGTCTTACAGGGCCTGTACAAGCTGCAAAACATCTCTTTTCATAGCAACAAGATTAAACATCTTCCTGCAGGAGTCTTTAGAAACATGGATTCTTTAGTGACCATACAACTGCAAAATAATTCTCTAGAGTATCTGCCAGAGGACATTTTTGAAACTCTAGAACATGTAAATGAAATCAGACTCTTCAATAATCCATGGAAATGCGACCATCACATTCTTCCTTTCAAGAACTGGATTGCTAACAATTTGGTAAAACTTGGAAACCAAAGCCAACTTGTATGTGTCAACTCTCCCTTCATAGGAACACCCATAGCTGAGCTTAACGAAGAGCAACTATTATCTTTGACATCCACAGTAGCTCCAGAAATGGGTGAAACAACATCTATTTATGAAGAAATTAGTACTAATGTCCCAATCCAAACTTCTGAAGAACCCAAACAAGTTAGTAGCACAATCACGTCCACTACAACCCAATCTGGAAACTCAGTTGTTAACAATGATGATTATGATATTGTTGATGCCTCAGACGAAGACCTAATTACTGATGAAAAAGGACATGGTGGAAGCAAGATGGTTGGAGTAGTTATTGCAATAATTGTTTTGTGCTGCATAGCAGTTGTTTGTACAGTTATTGCCTGTGTACTATATCACAGGAAAAAGAAGAACCATGTGGTACTGATGAGAATGAAGCAGCAGAATCAAGCATGA